Proteins encoded together in one Lathyrus oleraceus cultivar Zhongwan6 chromosome 5, CAAS_Psat_ZW6_1.0, whole genome shotgun sequence window:
- the LOC127078745 gene encoding ATP-dependent RNA helicase DEAH12, chloroplastic-like yields the protein MAIRNLIQLGFIKLNNDVHELTYEGRYLARMGIEPRHGKLILGCFQLALGREGVVLAAMMANASNIFCRFGNEGDKQRSDCLKVQFCHSDGDLFTLLSVYKEWEALPQERRNKWCWENSINAKSMRRCQDTDFELESFLEREHGFVVPSYWRWDPHTPSVHDKNMKKVILASLSENVAMFSGRNQLGYEVAQTGQHVQLHPSSSLLVFAQKPSWVVFGDLLSVSNEYLVCVSAVEFQSLYDLQPPPSFDVSKMEEWKLQTKTLTGFGTILLKRFCGKSNSNLLGHVSLIRKACLDERIFVEVKVDENLIQLYAASHDMNTATMLVSDVLEYEKKRLRTECMEKCLYHGSGSASPMALFGSGAEIKHLELEKHSLSVDVYHSNINAIDDKELLMFFEKNTSGSICAVYKFQGMGKDPPDREKWGKITFLSPDAAKRAVELDGDEFCGSNLKILPSQSAMGGDKTFLFPEVKARIFWHRRLSRGFGIVICDKNDVNFMLRDFYNLAIGGRYVRCAPSNKSMDGIMISGLDRELQETEILDVLRNATSRRILDFFVVRGEAVGNPPCSACEEALFKVISPLMPKVDPHISSCRVQVFPPEPKDSYMRALINFDGRLHLEAAKALEEIEGKVLPGCLSWQKIMCEQYFIAP from the coding sequence ATGGCGATCAGGAATCTAATTCAATTAGGATTCATTAAACTGAACAATGATGTTCATGAGCTAACTTATGAAGGTAGGTACTTGGCAAGAATGGGGATTGAACCTAGGCATGGTAAACTTATTCTTGGCTGTTTCCAACTTGCTCTGGGCAGAGAAGGTGTTGTCCTTGCTGCCATGATGGCCAATGCTAGTAACATATTTTGCAGATTTGGTAATGAAGGTGATAAGCAAAGATCTGATTGTCTCAAAGTGCAATTTTGCCATTCTGATGGTGACCTTTTTACACTTCTCTCTGTGTACAAAGAATGGGAGGCTCTGCCTCAAGAGAGGAGGAATAAGTGGTGTTGGGAAAATAGCATCAATGCTAAATCTATGAGGAGATGCCAAGACACAGATTTCGAGTTAGAATCTTTTCTAGAGCGTGAACATGGCTTTGTTGTTCCAAGTTACTGGCGTTGGGATCCTCATACACCTTCTGTTCATGATAAGAATATGAAAAAGGTTATACTGGCCTCACTTTCTGAAAATGTAGCCATGTTTTCTGGACGCAATCAACTTGGTTATGAAGTAGCGCAAACTGGACAACATGTTCAACTGCATCCATCTTCTTCCTTGCTCGTGTTTGCTCAGAAGCCTAGTTGGGTGGTTTTCGGTGACCTTCTCTCAGTGTCTAATGAATATCTAGTCTGTGTTAGTGCTGTTGAGTTTCAATCATTATATGACCTTCAACCCCCTCCCTCGTTTGATGTATCCAAGATGGAAGAATGGAAGTTGCAAACTAAGACATTGACTGGTTTTGGCACTATTCTTCTCAAAAGATTTTGTGGGAAATCCAACAGTAATTTGCTTGGTCATGTTTCACTTATTAGGAAAGCTTGTTTGGATGAAAGAATCTTTGTTGAAGTGAAAGTTGACGAGAATCTCATCCAGTTATATGCCGCTTCACACGATATGAATACAGCTACTATGTTGGTGAGTGATGTTTTAGAATACGAGAAAAAGAGGTTACGCACAGAATGTATGGAAAAATGTTTGTATCACGGGTCTGGTTCTGCATCACCTATGGCTTTGTTTGGGTCTGGTGCTGAGATAAAGCATCTGGAACTCGAGAAGCATTCCCTGAGTGTTGATGTGTATCACTCAAACATAAATGCAATTGATGACAAGGAGCTCCTGATGTTTTTTGAAAAGAATACCTCAGGTTCTATATGTGCTGTGTACAAGTTCCAAGGAATGGGGAAGGATCCTCCAGATAGAGAAAAGTGGGGCAAGATAACATTTTTGTCCCCTGATGCTGCCAAAAGAGCCGTTGAGCTGGATGGAGACGAGTTTTGCGGCTCGAACTTGAAAATACTTCCTTCACAATCAGCTATGGGAGGGGATAAAACATTTTTATTTCCTGAAGTTAAAGCAAGAATTTTCTGGCATCGCAGACTTAGCAGAGGATTTGGCATAGTTATATGTGATAAAAATGATGTCAATTTCATGTTGAGAGATTTTTATAACCTTGCAATTGGAGGGAGGTATGTTCGTTGTGCACCTAGTAATAAGTCAATGGACGGTATTATGATAAGTGGGCTTGACAGAGAGCTTCAAGAAACAGAAATTTTGGATGTACTAAGAAATGCTACAAGTAGAAGGATTCTGGACTTTTTTGTGGTGAGGGGAGAGGCTGTTGGAAATCCACCCTGCAGTGCCTGCGAAGAGGCACTCTTTAAAGTAATTTCCCCCTTAATGCCCAAGGTAGACCCTCATATTAGTTCTTGCCGTGTTCAGGTATTTCCACCTGAGCCAAAGGATTCTTACATGAGAGCTTTAATTAATTTTGATGGAAGATTACATTTAGAAGCAGCTAAAGCTTTGGAAGAAATTGAAGGAAAGGTATTACCCGGATGTCTTTCATGGCAAAAGATAATGTGTGAACAGTATTTCATAGCTCCTTGA
- the LOC127085083 gene encoding uncharacterized protein LOC127085083, translating to MGGQQKKIMGFKVSHKSVGFDLMQNCDFPPPSKVFLGSDKTVILSMNKVCNISGREKGRDSIHQLENDDDEKDKRELLKALKASQIRAREAEKMAAILNKEKDGLSVALLEEAMQLFACRQRVRLLELQVLNLQQKPAMLMPAEEEAVGLPHEETVSVSWVLALIFSLGIGVATALAWGY from the coding sequence ATGGGTGGCCAACAAAAGAAGATTATGGGTTTCAAAGTTTCTCATAAGTCTGTAGGGTTTGACCTTATGCAGAACTGTGATTTTCCTCCACCTTCCAAGGTTTTTCTGGGTTCAGATAAAACTGTGATATTATCTATGAATAAGGTCTGTAATATTTCAGGTAGAGAAAAAGGGCGAGATAGCATACACCAGCTCGAAAATGATGATGACGAAAAGGATAAAAGAGAGCTTCTTAAGGCGCTGAAAGCATCTCAAATACGCGCTAGAGAGGCAGAAAAGATGGCGGCTATCCTAAACAAAGAAAAGGATGGCCTCTCTGTTGCTTTGTTGGAAGAGGCCATGCAGTTGTTTGCTTGTCGCCAAAGGGTGAGATTGCTTGAGCTTCAAGTTTTGAACCTGCAGCAAAAGCCAGCAATGTTGATGCCTGCAGAGGAGGAGGCTGTAGGATTACCCCATGAAGAAACAGTTAGTGTCTCATGGGTTCTGGCTTTGATTTTTTCATTGGGAATTGGGGTTGCCACTGCCCTTGCTTGGGGTTACTAG